One genomic segment of Intestinimonas butyriciproducens includes these proteins:
- the rplR gene encoding 50S ribosomal protein L18: protein MINRPNTNAQRLKRHKRVRGKISGTPERPRLNVFRSETNIYAQVIDDVSGKTLVSASSLEKDFACEGTKSDAAKKVGQMVAERAKAAGITTVVFDRGGYVYHGRVQALAEGAREGGLEF, encoded by the coding sequence ATGATCAACAGACCCAATACCAACGCTCAGCGGCTTAAGCGCCACAAGAGAGTGCGCGGGAAAATCTCCGGCACGCCCGAGAGACCCCGCCTGAATGTGTTCCGCAGCGAGACCAACATTTACGCTCAGGTCATCGACGACGTCAGCGGCAAGACCTTGGTCTCCGCTTCCTCCCTGGAGAAGGACTTTGCCTGCGAGGGCACCAAGTCCGACGCCGCCAAGAAGGTGGGCCAGATGGTGGCCGAGCGCGCCAAGGCCGCCGGCATCACTACTGTGGTCTTTGACCGCGGCGGCTATGTCTATCACGGCCGGGTCCAGGCTCTGGCCGAGGGCGCCCGCGAGGGCGGCCTGGAATTTTAA
- the rplF gene encoding 50S ribosomal protein L6 produces the protein MSRIGRMPISVPAGVEITIGADNLVTVKGPKGTLTQQLSPAMTIAQEGAELHVTRPNDAKENRALHGLTRSLLHNMVVGVTDGFKKELDVNGVGYRVAKEGKKLVMNLGFSHQVTMEEPEGIAIDVPNPNKIIISGASKQQVGQFAAEVREKRPPEPYKGKGIKYTDEVIRRKEGKTGVKKK, from the coding sequence ATGTCTAGAATCGGAAGAATGCCTATCTCTGTCCCCGCCGGCGTGGAGATCACCATCGGCGCAGACAACCTGGTTACTGTGAAGGGCCCCAAGGGCACCCTCACCCAGCAGCTCAGCCCCGCCATGACCATCGCACAGGAGGGTGCCGAGCTCCATGTGACCCGTCCCAACGACGCCAAGGAGAACCGTGCGCTCCACGGCCTGACCCGCAGCCTTCTCCACAACATGGTGGTAGGCGTGACCGACGGCTTCAAAAAGGAGCTGGATGTCAACGGCGTGGGCTATCGTGTGGCCAAAGAGGGCAAGAAGCTTGTCATGAACCTGGGCTTCTCCCATCAGGTCACCATGGAGGAGCCGGAGGGTATCGCCATCGACGTGCCCAACCCCAACAAGATCATCATCTCCGGCGCCAGCAAGCAGCAGGTGGGCCAGTTCGCCGCCGAGGTCAGAGAGAAACGTCCGCCTGAGCCGTATAAGGGCAAGGGCATCAAATACACTGACGAGGTCATCCGCCGCAAGGAAGGCAAGACCGGCGTCAAGAAGAAATAA
- the rpsH gene encoding 30S ribosomal protein S8 encodes MHITDPIADMLTRIRNANNAKHDTVDVPASNMKKSIAQILLDEGYIKNFQLIDDGTQGVIRITLKYNPGKEKVITGLRRVSKPGLRVYAGADELPKVLRGLGIAIVSTSKGVMTDKAARAQHVGGEVLAFVW; translated from the coding sequence ATGCATATCACGGACCCCATTGCGGATATGCTCACCCGCATCCGCAACGCCAACAATGCCAAGCATGACACTGTGGACGTGCCCGCGTCCAACATGAAGAAGTCCATCGCGCAGATCCTGCTGGATGAAGGCTATATCAAAAACTTCCAGCTCATCGACGACGGCACTCAGGGCGTGATCCGTATCACCCTGAAGTATAACCCCGGCAAGGAGAAGGTCATCACCGGCCTTCGCCGTGTCTCCAAGCCCGGCCTGCGCGTCTACGCGGGCGCTGACGAGCTCCCCAAGGTGCTCCGCGGCTTGGGTATCGCGATCGTGTCCACGTCCAAGGGCGTCATGACCGACAAGGCTGCCCGTGCCCAGCATGTCGGCGGTGAAGTCCTGGCCTTCGTGTGGTAA
- a CDS encoding type Z 30S ribosomal protein S14 produces the protein MAKKSMILKQQREPKFSTRRYNRCKICGRPHAYLRDYGICRICFRELAYKGQIPGVKKASW, from the coding sequence ATGGCTAAGAAATCTATGATCCTCAAGCAGCAGCGTGAGCCCAAGTTCTCCACCCGGCGTTACAACCGGTGCAAGATCTGCGGCCGCCCCCACGCATATCTGCGTGACTACGGCATCTGCCGTATCTGCTTCCGTGAGCTGGCCTACAAGGGCCAGATTCCCGGCGTCAAGAAGGCGTCCTGGTAA
- the rplE gene encoding 50S ribosomal protein L5, with protein MAEEKKVPNLKAKYQQEVAPALMQKFGYKSTMQIPKLDKIVVNCGCGEARDNSKVLEAVVSDLTTITGQKAIITKAKKSVANFKLREGMPIGAKVTLRGDRMWEFLDRLFNVALPRVRDFRGINPNAFDGRGNYALGLKEQLIFPEIEYDKIDKIRGLDVVFCTTAQTDEEAKELLTLIGAPFAGR; from the coding sequence ATGGCAGAGGAAAAGAAAGTGCCTAACCTGAAGGCCAAATACCAGCAGGAAGTCGCTCCTGCTCTCATGCAGAAGTTCGGCTACAAGAGCACCATGCAGATTCCCAAGCTGGATAAGATCGTGGTGAACTGCGGCTGCGGCGAAGCCCGCGACAACTCCAAGGTGCTGGAGGCCGTCGTGAGCGATCTCACCACCATCACCGGCCAGAAGGCGATCATTACGAAGGCCAAGAAGTCCGTGGCCAACTTCAAGCTCCGTGAGGGCATGCCCATCGGCGCCAAGGTCACCCTGCGCGGCGACCGGATGTGGGAGTTCCTGGACCGCCTCTTCAATGTGGCCCTGCCCCGCGTCCGCGACTTCCGCGGCATCAATCCCAACGCGTTCGATGGCCGCGGCAACTATGCCCTGGGCCTGAAGGAGCAGCTCATTTTCCCCGAGATCGAGTACGACAAGATCGACAAAATCCGCGGCCTAGACGTGGTGTTCTGCACCACCGCCCAGACCGACGAAGAGGCCAAGGAGTTGCTGACCCTGATCGGCGCTCCCTTTGCCGGGCGCTAA
- the rplX gene encoding 50S ribosomal protein L24, producing the protein MNKMSIKKDDLVVVLSGKDKGKQGKVLSVLPKESKVIVEKVNIVSRHTKPRKQGEEGGILKKEAPIYACKVQKVCPKCNKPTRIGHKVEGGKKVRVCKKCGAEI; encoded by the coding sequence ATGAACAAGATGAGCATCAAAAAAGACGACCTGGTGGTCGTCCTCTCCGGCAAGGACAAGGGCAAGCAGGGCAAGGTCCTCTCCGTCCTCCCCAAGGAGAGCAAGGTCATCGTGGAGAAGGTCAACATCGTCTCCCGCCACACCAAACCCCGCAAGCAGGGCGAGGAGGGTGGCATCCTGAAGAAGGAAGCCCCCATCTATGCCTGCAAGGTGCAGAAGGTGTGCCCCAAGTGCAATAAGCCCACCCGCATCGGCCATAAGGTCGAGGGCGGCAAGAAGGTCCGCGTCTGCAAGAAGTGCGGCGCTGAAATCTGA
- the rplN gene encoding 50S ribosomal protein L14, giving the protein MIQQESYLKVADNTGAKEIKTIRVLGGSKRKYGNIGDVVVASVRKAQPGGTVKKGEVVKAVIVRSARGVRRADGSYVRFDDNAAVLIKDDKNPRGTRIFGPVARELRDKDYMKILSLAPEVL; this is encoded by the coding sequence ATGATTCAGCAGGAAAGTTATCTGAAGGTGGCCGACAATACCGGCGCCAAGGAGATCAAGACCATCCGCGTGCTTGGCGGCTCCAAGCGCAAGTACGGCAATATCGGCGATGTGGTCGTGGCCTCCGTCCGTAAGGCTCAGCCCGGCGGCACCGTGAAGAAGGGCGAGGTCGTCAAGGCCGTGATCGTCCGCTCCGCCCGCGGCGTCCGCCGCGCCGACGGCAGCTATGTCCGCTTTGACGACAATGCCGCTGTCCTCATCAAGGACGACAAGAATCCCCGCGGTACCCGTATCTTTGGGCCCGTGGCCCGTGAGCTGCGCGACAAGGATTACATGAAGATCCTGTCCCTGGCTCCCGAAGTGCTGTAA
- the rpsQ gene encoding 30S ribosomal protein S17, whose product MENRTSSRKTRVGLVVSDKMDKTVVVAIADRVAHPLYKKIVKRTYKLKAHDEQNACGVGDRVKVMETRPLSKDKRWRVVEIIEKAK is encoded by the coding sequence ATGGAGAACAGAACTTCTTCCCGTAAAACCAGAGTCGGCCTGGTTGTCTCGGACAAGATGGATAAGACCGTGGTGGTGGCCATCGCCGACCGTGTGGCCCATCCCCTCTATAAGAAGATTGTAAAGAGGACCTACAAGCTCAAAGCCCATGACGAGCAGAACGCTTGCGGCGTGGGCGACCGCGTGAAGGTCATGGAGACCCGCCCCCTCAGCAAGGACAAGCGGTGGCGCGTGGTCGAAATCATTGAAAAAGCGAAGTAA
- the rpmC gene encoding 50S ribosomal protein L29, with translation MKATEVRKMSAAELDAKLLDLKKDLFQLRLQHATNQLDNPIRIAEVKKDIARVKTMIREQQLAGR, from the coding sequence ATGAAGGCAACTGAGGTACGCAAGATGTCCGCCGCAGAGCTGGACGCCAAGCTCCTGGACCTGAAAAAGGACCTGTTCCAGCTGCGCCTGCAGCACGCCACCAATCAGCTCGACAACCCCATCCGCATCGCGGAGGTCAAGAAAGACATTGCCCGAGTCAAGACCATGATCCGTGAGCAGCAGCTCGCAGGCCGATAA
- the rplP gene encoding 50S ribosomal protein L16, producing MLLPKRVKYRRVHRGRMKGKATRGNTVTYGEFGLQATEPAWITSNQIEAARIAMTRYTKRGGKVWIKIFPDKPITEKPAETRMGSGKGSPEYWVAVVKPGRVMFEIAGVSEETAREALRLASHKLPVKCKIVAKETAETENGGE from the coding sequence ATGCTGCTGCCTAAGAGAGTCAAATATCGCCGCGTCCACCGCGGCCGCATGAAGGGCAAGGCCACCCGGGGCAATACCGTCACCTACGGTGAGTTCGGCCTGCAGGCCACCGAGCCCGCGTGGATCACCTCCAATCAGATCGAGGCCGCCCGTATCGCCATGACCCGCTATACCAAGCGTGGCGGTAAGGTCTGGATCAAGATCTTCCCCGACAAGCCCATCACCGAGAAGCCGGCCGAGACCCGCATGGGTTCCGGTAAGGGCTCTCCCGAGTACTGGGTGGCCGTGGTCAAGCCCGGCCGCGTCATGTTTGAGATCGCGGGCGTTTCCGAGGAGACCGCCCGTGAGGCCCTGCGTCTCGCCTCCCACAAGCTGCCTGTCAAGTGCAAAATCGTGGCGAAAGAGACCGCCGAGACCGAGAATGGTGGTGAATAA
- the rpsC gene encoding 30S ribosomal protein S3, which translates to MGQKVNPHGLRVGVIKDWDSRWYARNEKVGDLLVEDDKIRKYLKKTLYSAGIPKIEIERDSAKVRIYLHCARPGVVIGKGGTEIERIRLEVEKLIGKSVALNIVEVKNPDMDAQLVAENIAQQLEKRIAFRRAMKNAMGRAMRMGALGIKVQVSGRLNGAEIARTEHYHDGTIPLQTLRADIDYGFAEAATTYGRIGVKCWIYKGEVLSQALRTTPRTLDTKNFKERPDRPRRRDGDRKFGDRKPGFGDRKPGFGGQRPQGGYGQRPAGQGFGGQRPQGGFNNRPAAPRPAAPATPKEGGAN; encoded by the coding sequence ATGGGACAGAAAGTGAATCCCCACGGCCTGCGCGTGGGCGTCATTAAGGATTGGGACTCCCGCTGGTATGCCCGCAACGAGAAGGTGGGCGACCTGCTGGTCGAGGACGACAAGATCCGCAAGTATCTGAAGAAGACCCTCTATTCCGCCGGCATCCCGAAGATCGAGATCGAGCGGGACAGCGCCAAGGTCCGCATCTACCTGCACTGCGCCCGCCCCGGCGTGGTCATCGGCAAGGGCGGCACCGAGATCGAGCGTATCCGCCTGGAGGTGGAGAAGCTCATCGGCAAGAGCGTAGCGCTGAACATCGTCGAGGTCAAGAACCCCGATATGGACGCCCAGCTGGTGGCGGAGAACATCGCCCAGCAGCTGGAGAAGCGTATCGCCTTCCGCCGCGCCATGAAAAACGCCATGGGTCGCGCCATGCGGATGGGCGCTCTGGGCATCAAGGTCCAGGTCTCCGGCCGTCTCAACGGCGCTGAGATCGCCCGCACCGAGCACTACCATGACGGCACCATTCCCCTGCAGACGCTCCGCGCCGATATCGATTACGGCTTTGCCGAGGCCGCTACCACTTACGGCCGCATCGGTGTTAAGTGCTGGATCTACAAGGGCGAGGTCCTTTCCCAGGCCCTGCGGACCACTCCCCGCACCCTAGATACCAAGAACTTCAAGGAGCGTCCCGACCGGCCCCGCCGCCGCGACGGTGACCGGAAGTTCGGCGATCGGAAGCCCGGTTTCGGCGACCGCAAGCCCGGCTTCGGCGGCCAGCGTCCTCAGGGCGGCTACGGCCAGCGCCCCGCCGGTCAGGGCTTCGGTGGCCAGCGTCCCCAGGGCGGCTTCAACAACCGTCCCGCCGCCCCCCGTCCCGCCGCTCCTGCTACTCCTAAGGAAGGAGGCGCCAACTAA
- the rplV gene encoding 50S ribosomal protein L22 produces MEAKAHLRYVRISPRKIQIVCDLIRGKSVAQATAILMNTPKAASEPLLKLLKSAAANAENNHGMDPEKLYVSETFATPGPIIKRMMPRAQGRGYRINKRTSHVTIAVAER; encoded by the coding sequence ATGGAAGCGAAAGCACATCTGAGATACGTCCGGATCTCTCCCCGAAAGATCCAGATCGTCTGTGATCTCATCCGCGGGAAGAGCGTGGCCCAGGCCACCGCGATCCTGATGAATACCCCCAAGGCCGCCTCCGAGCCTCTGCTCAAGCTCCTCAAGAGCGCCGCGGCCAACGCCGAGAACAACCACGGGATGGACCCCGAGAAGCTCTACGTCTCCGAGACCTTCGCCACCCCCGGCCCCATCATCAAGCGCATGATGCCCCGGGCCCAGGGCCGCGGCTACCGGATCAACAAGCGAACTTCTCACGTCACCATCGCTGTGGCAGAACGCTAA
- the rpsS gene encoding 30S ribosomal protein S19, giving the protein MSRSVKKGPFCAPELLKRVDEMNKTGDKKVLKTWSRASTIFPSFVGHTFAVHDGRKHVPVYVTEDMVGHKLGEFAPTRTFKGHAGAKSGK; this is encoded by the coding sequence ATGTCCAGAAGCGTTAAGAAAGGCCCGTTTTGCGCCCCCGAGCTGCTCAAGCGGGTTGACGAAATGAATAAGACCGGAGATAAGAAGGTCCTGAAGACCTGGAGCCGCGCCTCCACCATCTTCCCCTCCTTCGTCGGTCACACCTTTGCCGTCCATGACGGCCGCAAGCACGTTCCCGTCTATGTGACCGAGGATATGGTCGGCCACAAGCTGGGCGAGTTCGCCCCCACCCGCACCTTTAAGGGCCACGCGGGCGCCAAGTCCGGCAAGTAA
- the rplB gene encoding 50S ribosomal protein L2, protein MAIKTYKPTTPSRRHMTVSAFEGIDKKAKPERSLTENLKKNAGRNSYGRITVRHRGGGNKKKYRIIDFKRQKDGVEATVLRLEYDPNRSANIALIQYTDGEKAYILAPVGLKPGHKIVSGPEADILPGNCLPIANIPVGELIHNIELYPGKGAQLVRSAGVAGQLMAKENGMAQVRLPSGEVRYVREECKACIGQVGNTDHGNIQIGKAGRKRHMGWRPTVRGSVMNPNDHPHGGGEGKSPVGRPGPVTPWGKPAMGYKTRKKKSRTEQFIVKHRNSK, encoded by the coding sequence ATGGCTATCAAGACTTATAAGCCCACGACGCCCTCCCGCCGCCACATGACCGTGTCGGCCTTCGAGGGCATCGATAAGAAGGCCAAGCCTGAGCGCAGCCTGACCGAGAACCTGAAGAAGAACGCCGGGCGCAACAGCTACGGCCGCATTACCGTCCGCCATCGCGGCGGCGGCAACAAGAAGAAATACCGCATCATCGACTTCAAACGCCAGAAGGATGGCGTGGAGGCCACCGTGCTTCGCCTGGAGTACGATCCCAACCGCTCCGCCAACATTGCCCTCATCCAGTATACCGACGGAGAGAAGGCCTATATCCTGGCCCCTGTCGGCCTGAAGCCCGGCCACAAGATCGTCTCCGGCCCCGAGGCCGACATTCTCCCCGGCAACTGCCTGCCCATCGCCAACATTCCTGTGGGCGAGCTCATCCACAACATCGAGCTCTATCCCGGCAAGGGCGCCCAGTTGGTCCGCTCCGCCGGCGTGGCCGGTCAGCTCATGGCCAAGGAGAACGGCATGGCTCAGGTCCGCCTCCCTTCCGGCGAGGTCCGTTATGTGCGTGAGGAGTGCAAGGCCTGCATCGGCCAGGTCGGCAACACTGATCACGGCAACATTCAGATCGGCAAGGCCGGCCGCAAGCGCCACATGGGCTGGCGGCCCACCGTCCGCGGCAGCGTCATGAACCCCAACGACCACCCCCACGGCGGCGGCGAGGGCAAGAGCCCTGTGGGCCGTCCCGGGCCTGTCACCCCCTGGGGTAAGCCGGCCATGGGCTACAAGACCCGCAAGAAGAAGAGCCGCACCGAGCAGTTCATCGTCAAGCACCGGAATTCCAAGTAA
- the rplW gene encoding 50S ribosomal protein L23 produces the protein MTKAYDIIKRPIITEKSMSMTEDKRYTFEVAKDANKIEIAKAVEEIFGVKVAKVNTLNMYGKEKRTGRFPAGRRPSWKKAMVTLTEDSKAIEFFEA, from the coding sequence ATGACAAAGGCTTATGACATCATTAAGCGCCCCATCATCACCGAGAAGTCTATGTCGATGACCGAGGACAAGCGCTACACCTTTGAGGTCGCCAAGGACGCCAACAAGATCGAGATCGCCAAGGCGGTGGAGGAGATCTTTGGCGTGAAGGTGGCCAAGGTCAATACTCTGAACATGTATGGCAAGGAGAAGCGCACCGGACGGTTCCCCGCCGGTCGCCGCCCCTCCTGGAAGAAGGCCATGGTCACCCTGACCGAGGACTCCAAGGCCATCGAGTTCTTTGAGGCGTAA
- the rplD gene encoding 50S ribosomal protein L4, producing MPKATVVNMSGTKVGEVELSEAVFGIEPNEDVVHAVVKNHLANCRQGTQSALTRAEVSGGGIKPYRQKGTGRARQGSTRAPQWTHGGIVFAPKPRSYRYTLNKKVKRLALKSVLSAKAAEGNVIVVDELNVPEIKTKTMQSFLTAVNAGKAVLVTPEVNMNVVKSARNIPGVSATTAKLINVYDILNAKQLIVDKAALAVIEEVFA from the coding sequence ATGCCTAAGGCAACTGTTGTGAACATGTCCGGCACCAAGGTCGGTGAAGTGGAGCTCTCCGAAGCTGTGTTCGGGATCGAGCCCAACGAGGACGTCGTCCACGCCGTCGTGAAGAACCACCTGGCCAACTGCCGCCAGGGCACCCAGTCCGCCCTCACCCGCGCCGAGGTCTCCGGCGGCGGCATCAAGCCCTACCGCCAGAAGGGGACCGGCCGTGCCCGTCAGGGCTCCACCCGGGCTCCCCAGTGGACCCACGGCGGCATCGTGTTCGCCCCCAAGCCCCGCTCCTATCGCTACACCCTCAACAAGAAGGTGAAGCGTCTGGCCCTCAAGTCCGTCCTCTCCGCCAAGGCCGCTGAGGGCAACGTGATCGTGGTGGATGAGCTGAACGTCCCCGAGATCAAGACCAAGACCATGCAGAGCTTCCTCACCGCCGTGAACGCCGGCAAGGCCGTGCTGGTCACCCCTGAGGTCAACATGAACGTGGTGAAGTCCGCCCGGAACATCCCCGGCGTGAGCGCCACCACCGCAAAGCTCATCAATGTCTATGACATTCTCAACGCCAAGCAGCTCATCGTCGACAAGGCTGCGCTGGCCGTCATCGAGGAGGTGTTTGCGTAA
- the rplC gene encoding 50S ribosomal protein L3: MEKAIIGKKVGMSQIFDEAGHIIPVTVIEAGPCTVVQKKTTEKDGYEAVQLGYEDVAEKKLTKPELGHLKKTGEARKKVLKEFKLNGAADLNVGDEIKVDTFAEGDRVDVTGVSKGKGYAGVIKRWGAQRTPTSHGGGPVHRHAGSMGSSTDPSRIFKGKIGAGHMGDEQVTVLNLDVVKVDPELGIIAVRGAVPGPKGGVVYLRNSVINVKEKGAAANASLNPQKASARVNPQKASARNK, from the coding sequence ATGGAAAAGGCGATCATCGGCAAGAAAGTGGGCATGTCCCAGATCTTCGATGAAGCCGGCCACATCATCCCGGTCACGGTCATCGAGGCCGGCCCCTGCACCGTGGTCCAGAAGAAGACCACGGAAAAGGACGGCTATGAGGCGGTCCAGCTGGGCTATGAAGATGTTGCCGAAAAGAAACTCACCAAGCCTGAGTTGGGCCACCTGAAGAAGACTGGCGAGGCCCGGAAGAAGGTCCTCAAGGAGTTCAAGCTCAACGGCGCCGCCGACCTGAACGTGGGCGACGAGATCAAGGTGGATACCTTTGCCGAGGGTGACCGCGTAGACGTCACCGGCGTCAGCAAGGGTAAGGGGTATGCCGGCGTCATCAAGCGCTGGGGCGCCCAGCGCACCCCCACCAGCCACGGCGGCGGCCCTGTGCACCGCCATGCTGGTTCTATGGGCTCCAGCACCGATCCCTCCCGCATCTTCAAGGGCAAGATCGGTGCCGGCCACATGGGAGACGAGCAGGTCACCGTCCTGAATCTGGACGTGGTCAAGGTCGACCCTGAGCTGGGCATCATTGCCGTGCGGGGCGCCGTTCCCGGCCCCAAGGGCGGCGTTGTGTATCTGCGCAACAGCGTGATCAACGTCAAGGAGAAGGGCGCCGCGGCCAACGCCAGCCTCAACCCGCAGAAGGCTTCCGCCCGCGTCAATCCCCAGAAGGCTTCCGCCCGTAACAAGTAA
- the rpsJ gene encoding 30S ribosomal protein S10: MAAQKEMIRIRLKAYDHQLIDQSAEKIVETAKRTGATVSGPVPLPTKKEVVTILRAVHKYKDSREQFERRTHKRLIDVIKPSPKTVEALMALELPAGVEIEIKL, translated from the coding sequence ATGGCAGCTCAGAAGGAAATGATCCGCATCCGTCTCAAGGCGTACGACCACCAGCTGATCGACCAGAGTGCCGAGAAGATCGTGGAGACCGCCAAACGCACCGGCGCCACCGTGTCCGGCCCCGTGCCCCTGCCCACTAAGAAGGAGGTCGTTACCATCCTGCGCGCCGTACACAAGTACAAGGACTCCCGTGAGCAGTTCGAGCGCCGCACCCATAAACGCCTCATCGACGTCATCAAGCCCTCTCCCAAGACGGTGGAGGCCCTGATGGCCCTGGAGCTTCCCGCCGGCGTTGAGATCGAAATCAAACTGTAA
- a CDS encoding MarR family winged helix-turn-helix transcriptional regulator, with protein MKGSDDILMTYLRVSQHMSRLFRVHFGRLQLTFPQALVLTVLGEEGPMPISTLAERTGSTNSTVSGIVDRLEKLELARRDRSGEDRRVIYVAVTENYRALRKKAETDVGGYFSSVLCSMPKEDRLLITSALHKLDEALLSKEAEDAGL; from the coding sequence ATGAAGGGTTCTGACGATATCCTGATGACCTATCTTCGGGTCTCCCAGCACATGTCCCGGCTGTTCCGCGTCCATTTTGGCCGGCTGCAGCTCACTTTCCCCCAGGCCCTGGTCCTCACCGTGCTGGGCGAGGAGGGTCCCATGCCCATCAGCACCCTGGCCGAACGCACCGGCAGCACCAATTCCACCGTTTCCGGCATCGTGGACCGCCTGGAGAAGTTGGAGCTGGCCCGCCGCGACCGCTCCGGTGAGGACCGCAGAGTGATCTATGTCGCCGTCACCGAAAACTATCGGGCGCTGCGGAAAAAGGCGGAGACCGACGTGGGCGGCTACTTCAGCTCCGTCCTGTGCTCCATGCCGAAGGAGGACCGACTCCTCATCACCTCCGCCTTGCACAAGCTGGATGAGGCTCTTTTGTCCAAGGAGGCGGAGGACGCTGGGCTGTAA
- a CDS encoding putative glycoside hydrolase → MRKHYGYDSYRGRSPLRTFLKATAVVLAVVLLLGVAALFFLEPYWVVSADGAQLRLPWSQQTPAPSAEPSPFSSSPVVVVTPEIQTPAYLHAAFLPGEALYDGSAAARLTEAGAEAALFDMKTDEGLLHYRSELPLADQAGVNPKDTALNAAILALNGTDGLYTVARVSCFRDNSLPKARNDMAVRSPAGNWRDNGGYRWLSPSSSDAQGYLIDICLELAGLGFDEILLDNAGYPVDGNLDYIVRNDAYDSALFPATVRGFYTDLVQRLEEQYPEVVLSVVTDRDTLEAATSEESGQTLSGMAERMDRIWVRDLGAAWTQCVQLLDEAGLSRPEVNLVSIDTQAGVSDRSWCLWP, encoded by the coding sequence ATGAGGAAACATTACGGCTACGACTCCTATCGGGGGCGCTCCCCGCTCCGCACATTTCTAAAGGCGACCGCCGTTGTACTGGCCGTGGTCCTGCTTCTGGGCGTGGCGGCGCTGTTTTTCCTGGAGCCCTATTGGGTCGTTTCCGCGGATGGGGCGCAGCTCCGCCTGCCTTGGAGCCAGCAGACGCCCGCACCTTCCGCCGAACCCAGCCCCTTCTCCTCCTCTCCCGTGGTGGTGGTCACGCCGGAGATCCAGACCCCGGCATATCTCCACGCCGCCTTTCTGCCCGGCGAGGCCCTCTATGACGGCAGCGCCGCAGCACGGCTTACGGAGGCCGGCGCAGAGGCGGCTCTTTTTGATATGAAAACCGATGAGGGGCTTCTGCACTACCGCTCCGAGCTCCCCCTGGCGGATCAGGCAGGCGTCAATCCGAAGGACACCGCTCTCAACGCCGCTATTCTGGCCCTCAACGGGACTGACGGGCTCTATACGGTGGCCCGCGTGTCCTGTTTCCGGGACAATTCCCTGCCCAAGGCGCGCAACGACATGGCCGTCCGCTCTCCCGCCGGAAACTGGAGGGACAACGGCGGCTATCGCTGGCTCTCCCCCTCCAGCAGCGACGCCCAGGGCTATCTCATCGATATCTGTCTGGAGCTGGCGGGCCTTGGTTTTGACGAGATCCTGCTGGACAACGCAGGGTACCCCGTGGACGGAAACTTGGATTATATCGTGAGGAACGATGCCTATGACAGCGCCCTCTTCCCCGCCACCGTCCGCGGCTTTTACACGGACCTGGTACAGCGGCTGGAGGAGCAGTACCCGGAAGTGGTCCTCTCCGTAGTCACAGACCGGGACACGCTAGAGGCTGCCACCAGCGAAGAGAGCGGCCAGACCCTGTCCGGCATGGCAGAGCGCATGGACCGGATCTGGGTCCGGGATCTGGGCGCCGCCTGGACACAGTGCGTCCAACTGCTGGACGAAGCCGGCCTCTCCCGGCCCGAGGTCAATCTGGTATCTATCGACACGCAGGCGGGCGTTTCAGACCGCAGTTGGTGCCTCTGGCCTTGA